A section of the Zingiber officinale cultivar Zhangliang unplaced genomic scaffold, Zo_v1.1 ctg99, whole genome shotgun sequence genome encodes:
- the LOC122037866 gene encoding uncharacterized mitochondrial protein AtMg01110-like, whose product MRVLSRIPTDGTFNQEGPLHRLSSFKPLDVLSLDLSAATDRWPVAVLTALFTRLFGRATALCVVNGTLWWNVFRTHRPLLNKARYLAFSAGQPLGYYGSWALFSLSHHYMVWLAALLAYPRGKAPFRKYALLGDDIVIADRAVAEKYKALLEILDVSISESKSIDSKSGAVEFAKQFWVDRISINLTPVSAKAMLASSSLIGLCQLAEKYGLTRSCLIRLAGAGYRVRGRILSRNLSRRWKRLRVVADKCLSYYRLPLDLWLGGGNPLNPYLKGIIIEKVRCKSKPKQLVLPPKQHLWYASE is encoded by the coding sequence ATGCGGGTCTTATCTCGTATTCCCACTGATGGAACCTTCAATCAAGAAGGTCCACTCCACCGTCTTAGCAGCTTTAAGCCATTGGATGTTTTATCCCTCGACCTCTCAGCTGCAACAGATAGGTGGCCGGTTGCAGTCCTAACGGCGTTATTCACGCGCTTATTCGGACGAGCCACGGCACTATGCGTTGTTAATGGGACTCTATGGTGGAACGTATTTCGTACTCATCGCCCTTTATTAAATAAAGCGAGGTACTTAGCATTCTCTGCCGGCCAGCCCCTTGGATACTACGGCTCTTGGGCCCTCTTCAGTCTCTCACACCATTACATGGTGTGGTTGGCTGCGTTATTAGCTTACCCAAGGGGAAAGGCACCTTTTCGAAAGTACGCCCTTCTCGGCGATGATATTGTAATCGCCGACAGGGCTGTGGCTGAGAAGTATAAAGCTCTGCTTGAAATTCTTGATGTCTCAATATCTGAGTCTAAGTCAATTGACTCTAAAAGTGGGGCAGTAGAGTTTGCTAAGCAGTTCTGGGTAGATCGAATTTCTATTAATTTGACTCCAGTATCTGCGAAAGCTATGCTTGCATCTTCATCACTTATTGGGCTCTGCCAGTTGGCTGAAAAGTATGGCTTAACAAGGTCATGTCTGATTAGGTTGGCTGGTGCGGGTTACCGAGTCCGTGGTCGTATACTCTCCAGAAATCTTTCGAGACGATGGAAACGGTTACGTGTTGTAGCGGATAAGTGCCTTTCTTATTATCGGTTACCTTTAGATCTGTGGTTGGGTGGGGGAAACCCTCTTAATCCTTATTTGAAGGGGATCATAATCGAGAAGGTGCGGTGTAAGTCAAAGCCTAAGCAATTAGTCTTGCCACCTAAGCAGCACTTATGGTATGCCAGCGAGTAA